The DNA window ACACAAAGGGGAAAAAGTATGTGTCTTAGAGAGCAGTAGAGCAGTAGAGCAATAGAGCAGCAGTTCTGGAACCTTCGGAAAAGTCTTTAACTACTGCTCTGCTGCTCTACTGCTCTATTTTTGTGTCTTAGTGTCTTTGTGGCTGAACACTTACGAAGAGATTAGTAATTAATTATTATCACATCTACCTGCTTTTTTTCTCCAGCCTGCAAAATAACATCTGTCTTTTCTACGCCGGCAAATCCCTGGCCTTCGACCTTAAGGCGGTGGTTACCCGGCTCCAGATAGAGAAAACGAAATACCCCGTCTTCCCCTGTTTGAAGCATCAGGTAATCATCTACGGTTACCAGGGCATTAGCCACAGGCTCTCCCTTCTTATTAAGCACCTGGCCGATCAGGGAGGCAGTATCGTGATTAGTCAGTCCATAGCTGGCCAGGATACCATTGTAGATAGCATAAGCCTCTTTTCGATTGTAGATCGGGCTGCTCAACCGTGTCTCTTCTTCCGGGTGGGTGATCAAGGAGGCATGGGTGTAAATAGCCGGACAGGCCGTTTGTACCAGACAATAAGCAGAACTATCCTTATCTCCCTGATCTTCATACCCTAGGGCTTCCACCAGATGTGCCTGCACGGCTTTGGCCAGAGGAACACCTAATTTGGAATTGGGATAGTGGGCGGTGTAGGTGAAATTTAAGGCTGGATTAGAGGAATCTCCATGTCCTATGGAAACAAACCGGTCTGCCTCCACGGCATTAGCCAGTTTAACCCGCTCCAGGAGGGGGGTGGTCACATCAAATTCCCGAGTGAGGAAAACCTTGGCCCCGGCTCTGACCAGATAGTCTTTCAGATACCTGGCTACGACTAAGTTAACATCCGAGGCCCGCATACTGGTAGGTCCAATCGCCCCTGATTCTCCTCCGCCAAACTCCGGATCAACCACAAAAACCTGGCCTTTCAAAACACCTCTGCCTACAGGAAGGAGGGGTAGGTCTTGCCTCTTGCTCTCCTGATTCTTGAGGTCAAGGTCAATCTTAACAGGGATGTAGCCGTTACTACTTACTGAAAATACGTGTCTGTCAGGCGGCACATCAGGCAGGGAAAAGAAACCATCCCGATTGGCATAGACGATTCTTTCGTCATCTAATACTACCACCGCCCCCTTAACCGGATTATTGTCCAGCCCATCTTGAACAAATCCGCTTACCAGGGCAAAATTAGTCGGGTAATGGGAGGCAATCTGCCTTTCCGCGGCCAGGTCTTTAAAAGAGGTCCTGACCGAAATGGCCCCTCTATTCTTAGCGCTCAGATAGGTGATGGCCTCTCCCTTTAGGATAGCGGCCGTGTCTGAGCTTAAGTGGCCTTGGCTAACCTGGAACTGGATGATCGATCCATCCCGAATGGGATGTCCGTATTTGTCCTTGACTACCGCGATAACCACTATTTGAGTCTGGCCGTCAGGGGGAAGAATGGGGGGATCGAAGGTAAATTCCAGACTTTGCGGCGGCAGGTCAACGGTGAAAAAGGTTGAGACAGTCCTTAGGGCATTGCCTTTCAGATTTCGGGCATCTATGCTTATCCGATGCTCCCCGTTGGTCAACGGGTCCGGCGGGATGTAAATAATCTGACCGGCTTCCGGCAGGTAATGATGATTAACTATCTGGCCATCCAGTCTTAACCTGATAGAAGCAGGGTCTATTCCAGCTCCACCGGGGCCGTCTTTAATGGTGGCTGAAATCCGAGGCATTGCCTCCGTGACTGTTTCATCAGACGGCGTTATTTCGACCACCTCCGGGATACCCTTAGAGAGATAATCACAGAGTCCCAGGAAATATGCCCCGGCCTCAAGCCTTTGCGCGGCAGCCAATCTGAGTCTCTCCTCCACCCACTTATTGGAAAGATAAGAGGCCTCACCCAGGAGAGCGGCTCTGGCCGAGCTGTGCCGAAGGACATAGTAATTTCCGGCCAGGATTTTATTTTCCTTAATGCCGAGATTACGCACCAGGTGGCGATGCACAGTGTGAGCCAGATCAAGGGAGGGGCCTGGATCATCCATCTTGTAATAGGTCTCAATCTGATTCTTCTGCGAGTCGGGCACAATATCAGCGTTGTGATGTAAGGAGATAAAGATGTCGGCCTCAGCTTTTTGGGTGATATCTACCCTGGCCTGAAGATCCTCCTTCTGGACCTCAGCCAAATGGGTGTCAGCGGTTCTGGTTAAAGTCGACTCGGCCCCGGCCTCCTCCAGTAGACCCCAGAGATAAAGCCCGACGCCTAAATTGACTTCTGCTTCTGTTACCCCTCCTGAGCCAACCGCCCCAGGGAATCGCCCTCCATGCCCCGGATCAATCACAATACGCTTTCCGGCCACGGCAGAACTGTCAATCTTATCCAGGGGCTCGGTTAGAGAGGCATAAAGCCAGGCCAACTTTGCCGGTTCAGCTTCCAGGGGCAGGATAGGTCTTACCCTGGCACAGCCCAAAAAGGCGGCTGAGAAGCTTAACAGCCAAATTAAGACGATAATTTTTCTCAAAGCCACTTACCTCCTTCCTTCTGATTCTTTACTCCGAGTAAGCCCGTAACCCTTGATCTTTTTATCCAGAGTCGGCCGGGATATTTTCAAAAGCTGGGCGGTCTGGCTTTTGTTCCAGTCGGTGTATTCCAGGGCCTTGAGGATATGTTCCCGTTCCACATCTTCCAGAGCCGGAATGACGGCCCCATTTACTTCCTCGCTGACAAAACGCACCTCAAAGGGTAAGTGTTCCAGGTGAATCACATCGCCTTCCATTAAAATCATAGCCCGCTTAATAGCTGATCTAAGTTCCCTGATATTTCCAAACCACTCATATCCCATCAGGTGCTTGAGGGCCACATCGGAAACCCTTTTCACCTTTCGCTGGAGTTCCGCATTAAATTCCTCGATGAAATGCTCAATCAAAAGAGGAATATCCTCTTTTCTTTCCCTCAACGGAAGAAGGTAAATATTTACTTCATTTAACCGGTAGTAGAGGTCCTCTCGAAATTTACCTTCCTTTATGGCCTCTAAAAGATCAATATTAGTGGCGGCAATGATCCGCGTGTCGGTCTTGATCATCCGTTGACCACCCACCCGTTCGAACTTTTTCTCCTGGATAACCCTCAGTATCTTGGCCTGGGCCATAAGGGACATATTACCAACCTCGTCCAGAAACAGAGTGCCCCCATCGGCTAATTCAAATTTCCCCTTACGGGTATAAGTAGCCCCGGTAAAGGCTCCTTTTTCATAGCCAAAGAGTTCAGATTCAAGCAGGGTATCCGGAATAGCCGCACAGTTGATCTCCACAAAGGGTCCATCTTTTACCGGGCTGCTTTCGTGAATAGCCCGGGCCACTAATTCCTTGCCCACCCCGGTCTCTCCGTTGATTAATACCGTGGCCCGGGTGCTGGAGACCTTTCCGATCAAGTTTAAAGTCTCCTTTACTGATCTACTTTCACCAATGATAGTATGTTTAATCTCCAGGATTTCCTTTAGTCCCTTATTTTCTTCAGTGGCCTTAGCGTAAAGTTTGGCATTTCTGATAGAACCGACCACGCAATTAGCGATCTCTTTCAGAAAATCTTCTTCTATCTCAGTAAAGATAGCTTTTCCTTCCCTGTTGACCACTTCTATGGATCCGATTAGTTTATCTTCCATGACTAAAGGAATACAAAGGAGAGAACCGATTTTAAAATCCATTACCTTCTTTAATCGGTCACTGAATCGTCCTAAATCATCCCTTTTAGGAATAAGGACGGATTCACCTGAGGTGGCCACCCAGGCCTCTACATCTTCTCCCATCCTGGGTTCAAGACTTTTCACCTCTTCACCTCTCTCTGTTACCCTAAAATAGAGATGATGATCCCGATTCATTAACAAAAGAGTGCTGGCATCGGCCTTTAAAGCCTCAGAGACGGTTTTAAGAACTAAATTCACTACTGAGTTAAACTCAAGGGTAGAATAGACAATATTGCTCATCTCCAGTAAGGTATTAAGTCTGTTGATATCTTGAATCATCTTTCTCCTCTCCTAAATAGGCAATGGCCAAGAGTCCCTTTGGTCCTTTTGGTCCTTTAACCCAAAGGGACCAAAAGGACCAAAAGGACCAAAAGGACCAAAGGGACCAAAGGGACCAAAAGGACCAAAGGGACCAAAAGGACCAAAAGGACCAAAAGGACCAAAGGGGCTATTGGCTAATGCCTATTGGCTTTTTCCGGTGGAAATCCGTCTGTTGTTCATAAGCATAAGCGGCTTGGAGTAATTTCTCTTCACCCAGGGGTGGAGCCAGCATCTGAAGCCCCACCGGTAAATCTTCGACAAATCCACAGGGAATAGATATAGCTGGTATTCCGGCTAAATTAGCTGAGATGGTAAAAATATCCGAGAGATACATCTGGAGTGGATCATCCAGTTTTTCTCCCAATTTAAAGGCTACGGTGGGGGAAGTCGGGGTAATGACCAGATCAAAGCGGTTAAAGACCTCTTCAAAGTCGGCCTTGATTAAGGTTCTAACCTTTTGCGCCTTCAGAT is part of the bacterium genome and encodes:
- a CDS encoding N-acetylmuramoyl-L-alanine amidase, which codes for MRKIIVLIWLLSFSAAFLGCARVRPILPLEAEPAKLAWLYASLTEPLDKIDSSAVAGKRIVIDPGHGGRFPGAVGSGGVTEAEVNLGVGLYLWGLLEEAGAESTLTRTADTHLAEVQKEDLQARVDITQKAEADIFISLHHNADIVPDSQKNQIETYYKMDDPGPSLDLAHTVHRHLVRNLGIKENKILAGNYYVLRHSSARAALLGEASYLSNKWVEERLRLAAAQRLEAGAYFLGLCDYLSKGIPEVVEITPSDETVTEAMPRISATIKDGPGGAGIDPASIRLRLDGQIVNHHYLPEAGQIIYIPPDPLTNGEHRISIDARNLKGNALRTVSTFFTVDLPPQSLEFTFDPPILPPDGQTQIVVIAVVKDKYGHPIRDGSIIQFQVSQGHLSSDTAAILKGEAITYLSAKNRGAISVRTSFKDLAAERQIASHYPTNFALVSGFVQDGLDNNPVKGAVVVLDDERIVYANRDGFFSLPDVPPDRHVFSVSSNGYIPVKIDLDLKNQESKRQDLPLLPVGRGVLKGQVFVVDPEFGGGESGAIGPTSMRASDVNLVVARYLKDYLVRAGAKVFLTREFDVTTPLLERVKLANAVEADRFVSIGHGDSSNPALNFTYTAHYPNSKLGVPLAKAVQAHLVEALGYEDQGDKDSSAYCLVQTACPAIYTHASLITHPEEETRLSSPIYNRKEAYAIYNGILASYGLTNHDTASLIGQVLNKKGEPVANALVTVDDYLMLQTGEDGVFRFLYLEPGNHRLKVEGQGFAGVEKTDVILQAGEKKQVDVIIINY
- a CDS encoding sigma-54-dependent Fis family transcriptional regulator; amino-acid sequence: MIQDINRLNTLLEMSNIVYSTLEFNSVVNLVLKTVSEALKADASTLLLMNRDHHLYFRVTERGEEVKSLEPRMGEDVEAWVATSGESVLIPKRDDLGRFSDRLKKVMDFKIGSLLCIPLVMEDKLIGSIEVVNREGKAIFTEIEEDFLKEIANCVVGSIRNAKLYAKATEENKGLKEILEIKHTIIGESRSVKETLNLIGKVSSTRATVLINGETGVGKELVARAIHESSPVKDGPFVEINCAAIPDTLLESELFGYEKGAFTGATYTRKGKFELADGGTLFLDEVGNMSLMAQAKILRVIQEKKFERVGGQRMIKTDTRIIAATNIDLLEAIKEGKFREDLYYRLNEVNIYLLPLRERKEDIPLLIEHFIEEFNAELQRKVKRVSDVALKHLMGYEWFGNIRELRSAIKRAMILMEGDVIHLEHLPFEVRFVSEEVNGAVIPALEDVEREHILKALEYTDWNKSQTAQLLKISRPTLDKKIKGYGLTRSKESEGRR